The following coding sequences are from one Microbulbifer sp. TB1203 window:
- a CDS encoding S-(hydroxymethyl)glutathione dehydrogenase/class III alcohol dehydrogenase yields the protein MIRCKAAVAWEAGQPLSIETVEVMPPQKGEVRIKLVATGVCHTDAFTLSGEDPEGIFPAILGHEGGGIVESVGEGVTSVQVGDHVIPLYTPECGECKFCKSGKTNLCQKIRETQGKGLMPDGTTRFSINGQPIYHYMGTSTFSEYTVLPEIALAKVNPQAPLKEVCLLGCGVTTGMGAVMNTAKVEPGATVAIFGLGGIGLSAVIGATMAGAGRIIGIDINESKFDLARKLGATDCINPKQYDKPIQEVIVELTDGGVDYSFECIGNVNVMRAALECCHKGWGESVIIGVAGAGQEICTRPFQLVTGRVWRGTAFGGVKGRSELPGYVERYLAGEFKLDDFITHTMPLEEINQAFELMHEGKSIRSVIHYDS from the coding sequence GTGATCAGATGCAAGGCCGCTGTGGCCTGGGAGGCCGGTCAGCCGCTCTCCATCGAAACCGTCGAGGTGATGCCGCCGCAGAAGGGCGAGGTGCGCATCAAACTGGTGGCCACCGGCGTGTGCCACACCGATGCCTTTACCCTGTCCGGCGAGGACCCCGAGGGAATCTTCCCGGCCATTCTCGGCCACGAGGGCGGCGGTATCGTGGAGTCCGTGGGTGAGGGGGTCACCAGCGTGCAGGTGGGGGACCATGTGATTCCGCTGTACACGCCCGAGTGCGGCGAGTGCAAATTCTGCAAGTCCGGCAAAACCAACCTGTGCCAGAAAATCCGCGAAACCCAGGGCAAGGGGCTGATGCCCGACGGCACCACGCGCTTTTCCATCAACGGCCAGCCCATCTATCACTACATGGGCACATCCACATTTTCCGAATACACGGTGTTGCCGGAAATTGCCCTGGCCAAGGTGAATCCCCAGGCGCCGCTGAAGGAAGTGTGCCTGCTGGGCTGCGGCGTCACCACGGGCATGGGCGCGGTGATGAATACCGCGAAGGTGGAGCCGGGGGCGACGGTTGCGATATTCGGCCTCGGCGGCATCGGTCTATCCGCGGTGATCGGGGCAACGATGGCCGGCGCCGGGCGGATTATCGGTATCGACATCAACGAATCCAAGTTCGATCTGGCGCGCAAACTCGGCGCCACCGACTGCATCAACCCCAAGCAGTACGACAAGCCGATTCAGGAAGTGATCGTCGAACTGACCGACGGCGGCGTGGACTACTCCTTCGAATGTATCGGCAACGTAAACGTAATGCGCGCGGCGCTGGAATGCTGCCACAAGGGTTGGGGGGAGTCGGTGATTATCGGCGTGGCCGGTGCCGGCCAGGAAATCTGCACCCGCCCGTTTCAACTGGTAACCGGTCGCGTGTGGCGCGGCACCGCTTTCGGCGGTGTAAAAGGGCGCTCGGAACTGCCGGGCTATGTGGAGCGCTACCTGGCGGGGGAATTCAAGCTGGACGACTTTATCACCCACACCATGCCCCTGGAGGAAATTAACCAAGCCTTCGAACTGATGCACGAGGGAAAAAGTATCCGCAGCGTGATTCACTACGATTCATAA
- the pelA gene encoding pectate lyase has protein sequence MKTYRLLSVGLLVLATVACNAKTPDERRPAETMADYRELSRQLREMDQQQMASELRRAGLQKPAAAIKAKYFGFDPKQKVDFYRTAEGRRIADIVLSYQTPSGGWSKRTDMSTEPRRPGQAYGTEKNYIPTFDNNATSTQFWVMASAFKATGDERYAKAAERALQLILLAQYPSGGWPQSFPLRGKYHDLITFNDKVVCDLLKIVSAAARGEEGLDFLPAPLRERAADSLQRGLQMIVDAQVVSDGRATIWGAQLDPQTLAPAAARAFEPVALSTAESAELVLFLMELKEPTDDVRKVIESAHQWFAENQILGYRWEKGQHDYRELVPDADANPLWARFYEPGGDNRPVFGDRDGKVYYDVRELSLERNLGYGWYTKHPHKVLKKFAKWRQRHSG, from the coding sequence ATGAAAACGTACAGGCTTCTGTCGGTCGGATTACTGGTGCTGGCAACCGTCGCCTGCAATGCGAAAACCCCGGACGAACGTCGGCCCGCCGAAACCATGGCCGACTATCGGGAACTGTCCCGGCAGCTGCGCGAGATGGACCAGCAGCAGATGGCATCAGAATTGCGCCGCGCCGGGCTGCAGAAGCCGGCAGCGGCCATTAAGGCCAAGTACTTCGGCTTCGACCCGAAGCAGAAGGTGGACTTCTACCGCACCGCAGAGGGGCGGCGCATTGCGGATATCGTGCTCAGCTACCAGACCCCGTCCGGCGGCTGGTCCAAGCGCACCGATATGAGCACCGAGCCGCGCAGGCCGGGCCAGGCCTACGGCACCGAGAAGAACTATATTCCCACCTTCGACAACAATGCCACCAGCACCCAGTTCTGGGTGATGGCCAGCGCCTTCAAAGCGACCGGAGACGAGCGCTACGCGAAAGCCGCCGAGCGGGCGCTGCAATTGATACTGCTGGCGCAATACCCCAGCGGCGGCTGGCCCCAGTCCTTTCCACTGCGGGGCAAGTACCACGACCTGATCACCTTCAACGACAAGGTGGTGTGCGACCTGCTGAAAATCGTCAGCGCCGCCGCGCGGGGGGAGGAGGGGCTGGACTTCCTGCCCGCGCCCCTGCGGGAGCGCGCCGCGGACAGCCTGCAGCGGGGCCTGCAGATGATCGTGGACGCCCAGGTTGTCAGCGATGGCCGCGCCACCATCTGGGGCGCCCAGCTTGATCCGCAGACACTGGCACCCGCGGCCGCCCGGGCCTTCGAGCCGGTGGCCCTGTCGACCGCGGAGAGCGCGGAGCTGGTGCTATTTCTGATGGAGCTGAAAGAACCGACCGACGATGTCAGGAAGGTCATAGAGAGCGCGCACCAGTGGTTCGCGGAAAACCAGATTCTCGGTTACCGCTGGGAAAAGGGGCAGCACGACTACCGGGAGCTGGTGCCGGATGCGGATGCCAACCCCCTGTGGGCGCGCTTTTACGAACCCGGCGGCGACAACAGGCCGGTGTTCGGCGATCGCGACGGCAAGGTGTATTACGATGTCCGGGAGCTGTCCCTGGAGCGCAATCTGGGCTACGGCTGGTACACCAAACACCCGCACAAGGTGTTGAAAAAATTTGCCAAATGGCGGCAGCGGCATAGCGGTTAG
- a CDS encoding glutathione S-transferase family protein, whose protein sequence is MKLYFTHASPYARSARIALREHGLEEKLREEVSHPFDNAGEFIASNPLGKVPCLIADSGRPIMDSEVICAYLDRELGDGRLGQPMEKDWELKTFYSVCSGLIDTLVLLRVEKGRDQQGLKSDFWWQRYQAATARTLDYLAEHLDLLPEQLTLAHINLACALAYADFRHPEIDWRSGHPRLAELSDKLESRDSFVATRLRE, encoded by the coding sequence ATGAAACTCTACTTCACCCACGCCTCCCCCTACGCCCGCAGCGCTCGTATCGCACTGCGCGAGCACGGCCTGGAAGAAAAACTGCGCGAAGAGGTATCCCATCCCTTCGACAACGCCGGCGAATTTATTGCCAGCAACCCGCTGGGCAAAGTGCCCTGCCTGATCGCGGACAGCGGCCGGCCGATTATGGACAGCGAGGTGATCTGCGCTTATCTCGATAGGGAACTGGGAGACGGCCGGCTGGGACAGCCGATGGAGAAGGACTGGGAACTGAAAACTTTCTACTCCGTCTGTTCCGGCCTGATCGATACGTTGGTGCTGTTGCGGGTGGAAAAAGGGCGGGACCAACAGGGGCTGAAATCCGACTTCTGGTGGCAGCGGTACCAGGCCGCCACCGCGCGCACTCTCGATTACCTGGCGGAACATCTCGATCTACTGCCAGAGCAACTGACTCTGGCCCATATCAATCTGGCCTGCGCGCTGGCTTATGCGGATTTCCGCCACCCGGAGATCGACTGGCGCAGCGGGCATCCGCGACTGGCGGAGCTTTCGGACAAGCTGGAGAGTCGCGACAGTTTTGTCGCGACCAGGTTGCGGGAATAA
- a CDS encoding slipin family protein produces the protein MKLWKTIDVADNQRALLFRRGRYQSLLMPGRHRINLFGGNVAVEHYDATELVMSRPNIKYLLREYASLAEHLAHYETGDREVALVYRDGKLAELLGPASALTLWKGIDAMRVESIDIDAEAAVAPHLVALLGKGLPMRLLRKAQELLHYVEVPDRHLGLLQVNGKLEKMLEPGSYAFWKHGRNLSVKLVDLRLQAMEVNGQEILTRDRVSLRVNLSAGYRVVDTRTAVETLSDYSAHIYRVLQLALREAVGTRPLDTLLENKDALNSEIRQAVAGGLQASGIELVDVGVKDIILPGEMKLILNRVVEAEKEAEANLIRRREETQAMRALHNTAKMMDNNPTLVRLKELEALERVTGKIDRISVYGGLDGLMNELVKLRGVGS, from the coding sequence ATGAAACTTTGGAAGACTATCGATGTAGCGGACAACCAGCGCGCGCTGTTATTCCGGCGCGGACGCTACCAGTCGCTGCTGATGCCCGGCCGCCACCGGATCAATTTGTTCGGCGGGAACGTTGCGGTCGAGCACTACGATGCCACCGAACTGGTGATGTCGCGGCCGAATATCAAATACCTGTTGCGCGAGTACGCATCGCTGGCGGAACACCTGGCCCATTACGAGACCGGCGACCGGGAGGTGGCGCTGGTGTACCGGGACGGCAAACTGGCGGAACTGCTGGGCCCGGCCAGCGCCCTGACCCTGTGGAAGGGAATCGATGCGATGCGCGTGGAATCGATCGATATCGATGCCGAGGCGGCAGTCGCTCCCCACCTGGTCGCATTACTGGGCAAGGGATTGCCGATGCGCCTGCTGCGCAAGGCGCAGGAGCTGCTGCACTACGTGGAGGTTCCCGACCGCCATCTGGGCCTGCTGCAGGTCAACGGCAAGCTGGAAAAGATGCTGGAGCCCGGCAGCTACGCGTTCTGGAAGCACGGCCGCAACCTGTCGGTGAAGCTGGTGGATCTGCGCCTGCAGGCGATGGAGGTCAATGGCCAGGAAATCCTGACCCGCGATCGGGTTTCCCTGCGGGTAAACCTGTCCGCCGGCTACCGGGTGGTGGATACGCGCACCGCCGTGGAAACCCTGAGTGACTACAGCGCGCATATCTACCGCGTTTTGCAACTGGCGTTGCGCGAGGCGGTGGGTACCCGCCCGCTGGATACACTGCTAGAGAACAAGGACGCGCTCAACAGCGAGATCCGCCAGGCGGTTGCCGGGGGCCTGCAGGCCTCGGGTATCGAGCTGGTCGACGTCGGAGTCAAGGACATCATCCTGCCCGGTGAAATGAAGCTGATCCTGAACCGGGTGGTGGAGGCGGAAAAGGAGGCGGAGGCCAACCTGATCCGCCGCCGCGAGGAAACCCAGGCGATGCGAGCGCTGCACAACACCGCGAAGATGATGGACAACAATCCGACCCTGGTGCGGCTGAAAGAACTGGAAGCGCTGGAGCGCGTGACCGGCAAGATCGACCGGATCTCCGTTTACGGTGGCCTGGACGGCCTGATGAACGAACTGGTCAAGTTGCGCGGTGTGGGATCTTAG
- a CDS encoding S9 family peptidase, with the protein MRRKLLFLLGCTFAGFSSAEQLTIERIFSDPALSGTSPRALEYSPDGSRVTFLKGRETDYNRYDLWEYHIDDGETRMLVDSDSLHRGEEVLSDEEKARRERQRIYGSGIMEYTWSDDGKSLLFPLAGDIYYYDLGKKSVRRLTETEAFETDVRVSPKSSYVSFIRDQDIFIVDLKTGRERQLTRDGEGPLKNGMAEFVAQEEMDRMTGYWWSPDDRHIAYLQVDESPVDEVTRSEIYADRIDMIRQRYPAAGRPNVKIKLGVLDIDSGETRWLDLGKDEDIYIPRVDWARDNLLSYQWQSRDQQTLELRLVDIVGNKTRTLVKENSDTWINLHSDLKFLEDSDRFVWASERSGYKHLYLYNLDGKLIRPLSAGEWSVDALAAVDEKNGRVYFTGRMDTPLERHLYAAALHTETPEKPQKISSRRGMHRIEFAQDGSGYLDDFSSIDTPPQVSLHRASGERITWLEENAVKEGHPLFPYKKDWIRPEFGSVDAPEGHKLYYRMYKPSGFDPKKRYPVMVYLYGGPHVQLVTNSWDKPFNQYMAQQGYIVFTLDNRGSANRGKMFEDPIFKRMGSVEVEDQVTGVKFLRTLPYVDAERIGVYGHSYGGYMALMTMFKAGDYFKAGVSGAPVTDWSLYDTHYTERYMGNPNRDGEAYEASSVFPYVDGLKGSLLIYHGMADDNVLFTNTTKLIKVMQDKGIQFELMTYPGKKHSLRGKQTGIHQYSMIKSFFDRQLKGAAQ; encoded by the coding sequence ATGAGAAGAAAGCTTCTGTTTCTACTGGGCTGCACTTTTGCCGGTTTTTCTTCTGCCGAACAGCTCACCATCGAGAGAATATTCTCCGATCCCGCCCTGAGCGGTACCTCGCCCCGCGCCCTGGAATACTCTCCGGACGGCAGCCGGGTCACTTTCCTCAAGGGGCGGGAAACCGATTACAACCGCTATGACCTCTGGGAATACCATATCGACGACGGCGAGACCCGCATGCTGGTGGATTCCGATTCCCTCCACCGGGGAGAGGAGGTGCTCTCCGATGAAGAGAAGGCCCGCCGTGAACGCCAGCGTATCTACGGCAGCGGCATCATGGAGTACACCTGGTCCGACGACGGTAAATCGCTGCTGTTCCCCCTCGCCGGCGATATCTATTATTACGATCTGGGAAAAAAATCCGTGCGGCGGCTGACGGAAACCGAGGCCTTCGAAACCGACGTTCGTGTGTCGCCCAAGAGCAGCTATGTTTCCTTTATCCGCGACCAGGATATTTTTATCGTCGACCTGAAAACTGGCAGAGAACGCCAGCTAACCCGCGACGGCGAGGGGCCGCTCAAAAACGGCATGGCGGAATTCGTCGCCCAGGAGGAAATGGACCGCATGACCGGCTACTGGTGGTCGCCGGACGACCGCCATATCGCCTACCTGCAGGTGGACGAGTCACCGGTGGACGAAGTGACCCGCAGCGAAATCTATGCGGACCGCATCGACATGATCCGGCAGCGCTATCCCGCCGCCGGCCGCCCCAACGTGAAAATCAAACTGGGAGTGCTGGATATCGACTCCGGTGAGACCCGCTGGCTGGATCTGGGCAAAGACGAAGACATCTATATTCCGCGCGTGGATTGGGCGCGGGACAACCTGCTCAGCTACCAGTGGCAGAGCCGCGACCAGCAGACCCTGGAATTGCGCCTGGTGGATATCGTCGGCAACAAAACCCGCACCCTGGTTAAGGAAAACAGCGATACCTGGATCAACCTGCACAGTGACCTGAAATTCCTGGAAGACAGCGACCGCTTTGTCTGGGCCTCCGAGCGCAGCGGCTACAAACATCTGTACCTGTACAATCTCGACGGCAAACTGATCCGCCCCCTGAGCGCGGGCGAGTGGAGTGTCGACGCTCTCGCCGCCGTCGACGAAAAGAACGGCCGGGTTTACTTTACCGGGCGTATGGATACGCCGCTGGAACGGCACCTCTACGCGGCGGCCCTGCATACCGAGACGCCGGAGAAGCCGCAGAAGATCTCCAGCCGCCGCGGCATGCACCGCATCGAGTTTGCCCAGGATGGCTCCGGCTATCTGGACGACTTTTCCAGCATCGATACCCCACCCCAAGTGAGCTTGCACAGGGCCAGCGGTGAGCGCATCACCTGGTTGGAAGAGAACGCTGTGAAGGAAGGCCACCCGCTGTTCCCATACAAAAAGGACTGGATCCGCCCCGAGTTTGGTTCTGTCGATGCGCCCGAGGGCCACAAGCTCTACTACCGCATGTACAAACCCAGCGGCTTCGACCCGAAAAAACGATACCCGGTGATGGTCTATCTCTACGGCGGCCCCCACGTGCAGCTGGTGACCAACAGTTGGGACAAGCCTTTTAACCAATATATGGCGCAACAGGGCTATATCGTGTTCACCCTGGACAATCGCGGTTCCGCCAATCGCGGCAAAATGTTTGAAGATCCCATCTTCAAACGCATGGGATCGGTGGAAGTGGAAGACCAGGTCACCGGAGTTAAATTTCTGCGCACACTGCCCTATGTGGACGCGGAGCGCATCGGTGTCTATGGCCACAGCTACGGCGGTTATATGGCGCTGATGACCATGTTCAAGGCCGGCGACTATTTCAAGGCCGGGGTGTCCGGAGCGCCGGTTACCGACTGGTCCCTGTACGACACCCACTACACGGAGCGCTATATGGGCAATCCCAACAGGGACGGCGAAGCCTATGAGGCCTCCTCGGTATTTCCCTATGTGGATGGCCTCAAGGGCTCACTGCTGATCTACCACGGCATGGCGGACGACAATGTGCTGTTTACCAATACCACCAAGTTGATCAAGGTGATGCAGGACAAGGGCATACAATTTGAATTGATGACCTACCCGGGTAAGAAACACAGCCTGCGCGGCAAGCAGACGGGTATCCACCAGTACAGCATGATCAAGAGTTTCTTCGATCGGCAGCTGAAGGGTGCAGCACAGTAA
- the fghA gene encoding S-formylglutathione hydrolase, which produces MKLEAVSSTKSFDGWQKQFCHHSETLQCDMRFAVYLPPQIEKDTNFPVLYWLSGLTCTDENFMQKAGAQRMAAELGIVLVAPDTSPRGEDVPDDPGYDLGQGAGFYVNATQEPWKHHYRMYDYVLKELPELVEQHFPVNDRRALAGHSMGGHGALVIGLKNMERYTSISAFSPICNPIACPWGEKAFAAYLGADKSLWEEYDATVLLSRAGERIPMLVSQGNADEFLEEQLKPHALQSAAEASGYPLKVEHHAGYDHSYYFIASFIEQHLRFHADFLLRG; this is translated from the coding sequence ATGAAACTCGAAGCTGTCAGCAGCACCAAATCTTTCGACGGCTGGCAAAAACAATTCTGTCACCACTCGGAAACCCTGCAGTGCGATATGCGCTTTGCGGTCTACCTGCCGCCGCAGATCGAGAAGGATACCAATTTCCCGGTGCTCTACTGGCTGTCCGGCCTCACCTGCACCGATGAAAACTTTATGCAGAAGGCCGGCGCTCAGCGTATGGCTGCGGAACTGGGCATTGTGCTCGTGGCCCCGGATACCAGCCCCCGGGGCGAGGATGTGCCGGACGATCCGGGATACGATCTGGGGCAGGGTGCGGGTTTTTATGTCAACGCCACCCAGGAGCCCTGGAAGCATCACTACCGCATGTACGACTATGTACTGAAAGAACTGCCCGAACTGGTGGAACAGCACTTTCCGGTGAACGACCGCCGCGCCCTCGCCGGCCACTCCATGGGGGGGCACGGTGCGCTGGTGATCGGTCTGAAAAATATGGAGCGCTACACATCGATTTCGGCGTTCAGCCCCATCTGCAATCCCATCGCCTGCCCCTGGGGAGAAAAGGCTTTTGCCGCCTACCTGGGAGCGGACAAATCCCTGTGGGAAGAGTACGACGCGACGGTGCTGCTAAGCCGCGCCGGGGAGCGGATTCCCATGCTGGTTTCCCAGGGGAATGCGGACGAATTTCTGGAAGAGCAATTGAAACCCCACGCGCTGCAGAGCGCAGCGGAAGCCAGTGGCTATCCGCTGAAGGTCGAGCACCACGCCGGTTACGATCACAGCTACTACTTTATCGCCAGCTTTATCGAACAGCACCTGCGCTTTCATGCGGATTTCCTGCTCAGGGGTTAA
- a CDS encoding selenium-binding family protein — translation MALWKPDPSFYPSAKMAMQAPPERHAYVAALNPDGGEKPDAICVVDLDPDSATYSQVVGELELPYVGDELHHFGWNACSSALCPFAPHPHLERRYLVVPGLRSSRIYIIDTKPDPRQPHIVKTLEPEEVIGKSGYSRPHTVHCGPDAIYISAMGSAKGDEGPGGIFMLDHFSFSVVGPWELHRGDQELAYDFWWHLAEDVLISSEWGKPSQFENGLVPEDLLANKYGHRIHFWDLRKRRLAQSIDIGAEHQMLLELRPAHDPTKDYGFAGVVISTEDLSASVWTWYREGGEWKMKKTISIPAVPADEEPLPEALKPFKAVPPLVSDIDLSLDDRFLYVSCWGTGELHQYDVSDPFNPRLTGKVEIGGIVARKGHPKADRQLLGAPQMVEISRDGRRVYFTNSLYSTWDDQFYPDKMTGWMVKVNVDPSGGMELDPDFFIDFGKTRVHQVRLEGGDASTDSYCFPS, via the coding sequence ATGGCGCTGTGGAAACCCGACCCGTCGTTCTATCCCTCGGCCAAAATGGCAATGCAGGCGCCGCCCGAGCGCCACGCCTATGTGGCGGCGCTTAATCCGGACGGTGGAGAAAAACCCGACGCCATCTGTGTGGTCGACCTGGACCCGGATTCCGCGACCTACAGTCAGGTGGTTGGCGAGCTGGAGTTGCCCTATGTCGGCGACGAACTGCATCATTTCGGCTGGAACGCCTGTAGTTCGGCACTATGTCCGTTTGCGCCGCATCCGCACCTGGAGCGGCGCTACCTGGTGGTGCCCGGGCTGCGCAGTTCGCGTATCTATATCATCGACACCAAGCCGGATCCCCGGCAGCCGCACATTGTAAAAACCCTGGAGCCGGAGGAGGTCATCGGCAAGTCCGGTTACAGCCGTCCGCACACAGTGCACTGCGGGCCGGACGCGATTTACATCTCCGCCATGGGCTCGGCCAAGGGGGACGAAGGTCCCGGCGGTATTTTCATGCTGGACCATTTCAGCTTCAGTGTTGTCGGCCCCTGGGAGCTGCACCGCGGCGATCAGGAACTGGCCTACGACTTTTGGTGGCACTTGGCGGAAGATGTGCTGATCAGCAGCGAGTGGGGAAAGCCATCGCAGTTTGAAAACGGCCTGGTGCCGGAGGATCTGCTGGCGAACAAGTACGGCCACCGCATCCATTTCTGGGACCTGCGTAAAAGACGCCTTGCCCAGAGCATCGATATAGGCGCCGAACACCAGATGCTGCTGGAACTGCGCCCGGCCCACGACCCGACCAAGGACTACGGTTTTGCCGGAGTCGTCATCAGTACCGAGGATCTGTCCGCATCCGTATGGACCTGGTATCGCGAGGGCGGTGAGTGGAAAATGAAGAAAACCATTTCCATTCCCGCGGTGCCGGCGGATGAGGAACCCCTGCCCGAAGCGCTGAAGCCGTTCAAGGCGGTGCCGCCGCTGGTGTCGGATATCGATCTCTCCCTCGACGACCGCTTCCTCTACGTGTCCTGCTGGGGCACCGGTGAGCTGCACCAGTACGATGTGTCCGATCCTTTCAATCCCCGGCTCACGGGTAAGGTGGAGATCGGTGGAATCGTCGCCAGGAAGGGGCACCCCAAAGCGGACAGGCAATTGCTCGGTGCGCCGCAGATGGTGGAGATCAGCCGCGACGGGCGCCGGGTCTATTTCACCAATTCGCTCTACAGCACCTGGGACGACCAGTTTTATCCCGACAAGATGACGGGCTGGATGGTCAAGGTGAATGTCGATCCATCTGGAGGGATGGAACTGGATCCCGATTTTTTCATCGACTTCGGGAAAACCCGCGTACACCAGGTAAGGCTGGAAGGTGGAGACGCTTCTACCGACTCATACTGTTTCCCTTCCTGA
- a CDS encoding NPCBM/NEW2 domain-containing protein, translated as MPLEGDAIWRQLSWLVVVLTLFALATLGLGLRLPTSVKIPHGGAIAAAVVGGFMTVQVYQLHSLNRVEFDRLGRVYLSDIKESYFHQDWGRLSRDASVNNDPLNIYGRNFDKGLGVHAFSKVAYRIPEGANFFHSYYGLDRAGESGSVRFSVLLDDRTVWSSGAVGWQPPRQVLLPLRGAREIALQVDGLGSITSDHANWAEAGLWQTAPGGRILARQ; from the coding sequence TTGCCCCTGGAGGGCGATGCCATCTGGCGGCAGCTCTCCTGGCTGGTAGTTGTTCTCACCTTGTTTGCCCTGGCAACTCTGGGGCTGGGGCTCCGCCTGCCCACCTCCGTGAAGATACCTCACGGAGGTGCCATAGCCGCCGCAGTGGTGGGCGGTTTTATGACTGTGCAGGTTTACCAGCTCCACAGCCTCAACCGGGTGGAGTTCGACCGCCTGGGGCGTGTCTACCTCAGCGATATCAAGGAGTCGTACTTCCACCAGGACTGGGGGCGTTTGAGCCGCGACGCCAGCGTCAATAACGATCCGCTGAACATCTACGGCCGGAATTTTGACAAGGGGCTCGGGGTACACGCCTTCTCGAAAGTAGCCTACCGCATTCCGGAGGGGGCAAACTTCTTCCACAGCTACTACGGGCTGGACCGCGCCGGCGAGAGCGGCAGTGTGCGCTTCAGTGTCCTTCTGGACGACCGCACCGTCTGGTCCAGTGGCGCCGTCGGCTGGCAGCCCCCGCGGCAGGTGCTGCTGCCGCTGCGCGGAGCACGCGAGATAGCACTGCAGGTGGACGGCCTGGGCAGTATCACTTCGGATCACGCGAATTGGGCGGAAGCGGGGCTCTGGCAGACGGCGCCCGGGGGCAGAATCCTGGCTCGCCAATAG